A portion of the Halodesulfovibrio aestuarii DSM 17919 = ATCC 29578 genome contains these proteins:
- a CDS encoding DEAD/DEAH box helicase, with product MDEASAKKLLHELVSNTIPEYIIEGSQYLLDSGGVQKISVKKGDGYWDISGTVQGEDFQIYSPKISLDFHENSTNFICNCPEAFSGACRHVGAAALKFIPSLEEGETTEAAPAKPRSDWRQNFRSYFSTELEPEAGRHYLLYRFHPEPGRLQVSFFRARQNKSGLSSVHNEITIQQLLDHPDWHEQTPGLAELLEQVGKYNDYFGHRVEIPDGLLTWFLWTVKNEYYLFWQDTDKPCRIETTTMQLKLKPNLEDAGLTFAVMIEGSGKQPLSITEEDVSFHGQMPLWVCWKKGFHPVHTTLDSVLVQDLVQHPPYVSRDDIPEFLDRVWTQFPTSDLHEPEKFLEHMEPIFVPGTYNPKLFLDEEGSLLTLEIQNFYETIHGEFLLPGPNPEFMTGSYPFEGTTYLIRRMQDEEASLAEKLLEMNFQPRNNRIWFLEPEEAITFLLDAYPKLIEQYRVFGEKALSKYKVRLATPVINATVESNEDEKWFSLDIEVDYDGQKVPIDLIWKAWSQGKRYVQLKDGSYTSLPESWLEKVAHKLRAMGLDPEQPPQQRFEQYEAPVLDNLLDDLPEVETDGFWDTLREKIHTFKEISTVAPPAGLQATLRGYQQQGLSYLNFLREYGFGGILADEMGLGKTIQTLSFIQHMVERGDTGPNLIVVPTSVLPNWDREASKFVPELKRLIIYGTRRENMFKQINDSDLVVTTYALLRRDLEELQNYEFNSIILDEAQNIKNPNTITARSVRKINAKQRLCLSGTPIENNLFELWSLFEFLMPGFLGSQHAFQRGIVKPIKDGDEETIDQLRTRVKPFILRRTKAEVAKDLPPKIENVQYCALAEEQAELYGALAAKLKEQVMSDVDERGLAKSQMSILDALLKLRQICCHPRLLNLNMPGFTTNLPSGKFDAFKDMITDIVAEGHKVLVFSQFVSMLHIIRSWLQIADIPYAYLDGTSKDRFDQVDRFNDSPDIPIFLISLKAGGTGLNLTSADYVIHYDPWWNPAVEDQATDRAHRIGQKSQVFSYKMICQNTVEEKILKLQDMKKGVADSIIPGKEAWKSLTRDDLEMLFDI from the coding sequence ATGGATGAGGCTTCCGCAAAAAAATTGCTTCATGAATTGGTATCAAATACCATTCCAGAATATATTATCGAAGGTTCCCAATATCTTTTAGACTCCGGTGGAGTCCAAAAGATTAGTGTTAAAAAAGGGGACGGGTACTGGGATATCTCCGGTACAGTTCAAGGTGAAGATTTTCAGATCTATTCTCCGAAAATCTCGTTGGATTTCCATGAGAATTCCACAAACTTCATCTGTAACTGTCCTGAGGCATTTTCCGGTGCGTGCCGTCACGTCGGCGCTGCTGCTCTTAAGTTTATCCCTTCACTTGAAGAGGGGGAGACAACAGAAGCTGCACCAGCAAAGCCGCGTTCTGACTGGAGACAAAACTTCAGATCCTACTTTAGCACCGAACTCGAACCTGAGGCCGGTAGACATTACCTTCTTTACCGTTTTCACCCTGAACCGGGCAGACTGCAGGTTTCGTTCTTCCGTGCGAGGCAGAACAAATCCGGCCTGTCCAGCGTACATAACGAAATAACAATCCAGCAACTTCTTGACCATCCGGACTGGCATGAACAGACTCCCGGTCTTGCTGAATTGCTGGAACAAGTCGGTAAATACAACGACTACTTCGGGCATCGTGTTGAGATTCCCGACGGGCTGCTTACATGGTTTCTATGGACTGTTAAAAACGAGTATTACTTGTTCTGGCAGGACACAGATAAGCCATGCCGTATTGAAACAACAACCATGCAGCTTAAGCTCAAACCGAACCTTGAAGATGCAGGGCTCACTTTTGCAGTAATGATCGAGGGAAGCGGTAAGCAACCTTTATCGATCACTGAAGAGGACGTATCGTTTCACGGGCAAATGCCGTTGTGGGTCTGCTGGAAAAAGGGCTTCCACCCTGTTCATACGACACTGGACTCCGTACTTGTTCAGGATCTTGTGCAGCATCCTCCTTATGTCAGCCGTGACGATATTCCTGAATTTCTTGATCGAGTCTGGACGCAGTTCCCGACATCTGATCTACACGAGCCGGAAAAGTTTCTGGAGCATATGGAACCTATTTTTGTTCCTGGCACATACAATCCGAAGCTTTTTCTTGACGAAGAAGGCTCACTGCTTACTTTGGAAATCCAGAACTTTTATGAGACAATTCATGGTGAATTCCTGCTTCCAGGCCCTAACCCTGAATTTATGACAGGCAGCTATCCTTTCGAGGGCACAACCTACCTTATTCGTCGCATGCAAGACGAAGAGGCATCGCTCGCAGAAAAACTGCTTGAAATGAACTTCCAGCCTCGTAACAACCGTATCTGGTTTCTGGAACCAGAAGAAGCCATTACATTCCTTTTGGATGCGTATCCTAAACTTATTGAGCAGTACCGGGTCTTCGGTGAAAAAGCGCTCTCCAAGTACAAGGTTCGTCTTGCCACTCCGGTTATTAATGCCACAGTGGAATCCAATGAAGATGAAAAATGGTTCTCTCTTGATATCGAAGTTGATTACGACGGTCAGAAAGTTCCGATTGATCTTATTTGGAAGGCTTGGTCACAGGGTAAACGCTATGTTCAGTTGAAAGACGGGTCTTACACCAGTCTCCCTGAATCATGGCTTGAAAAAGTTGCACACAAACTGCGTGCGATGGGGCTTGATCCTGAACAACCACCACAGCAGCGGTTTGAACAATATGAAGCGCCAGTATTGGACAACCTGCTTGATGATCTTCCGGAAGTTGAAACAGATGGTTTCTGGGACACACTGCGTGAGAAAATTCACACCTTTAAGGAAATTTCTACAGTTGCTCCACCGGCAGGTCTGCAGGCTACACTTCGAGGATACCAGCAACAGGGGCTCAGTTACCTTAACTTCCTGCGCGAATATGGTTTCGGCGGCATCCTTGCTGACGAAATGGGGCTTGGTAAAACCATTCAGACTCTTTCCTTTATTCAACACATGGTAGAACGTGGTGATACCGGCCCTAACCTTATTGTTGTACCAACATCTGTTCTTCCCAACTGGGACCGTGAGGCATCAAAGTTCGTTCCTGAACTTAAACGCCTTATTATCTACGGTACCCGTCGTGAGAACATGTTCAAACAAATCAACGACTCAGATTTGGTTGTAACAACATACGCCTTACTTCGCAGAGATCTTGAAGAATTACAGAATTATGAGTTCAACTCTATCATTCTTGATGAAGCACAAAACATTAAGAACCCGAACACAATTACAGCCCGTTCTGTTCGTAAGATCAACGCCAAGCAGAGACTCTGTCTCTCCGGTACCCCGATTGAAAACAACCTGTTCGAGCTGTGGTCACTCTTTGAGTTCTTAATGCCGGGCTTCCTTGGCTCACAACACGCCTTCCAGCGTGGCATTGTAAAGCCGATCAAAGACGGGGACGAAGAAACAATCGACCAACTGCGTACCCGCGTAAAACCATTTATTTTACGCCGTACAAAGGCAGAAGTGGCAAAAGACCTGCCGCCTAAAATTGAAAACGTTCAGTACTGTGCACTTGCTGAAGAACAGGCAGAGCTTTATGGCGCCTTGGCTGCCAAGCTTAAAGAACAGGTTATGTCTGACGTGGACGAAAGAGGCCTTGCAAAAAGCCAGATGTCGATTCTGGATGCGCTTCTTAAACTTCGTCAGATATGTTGTCACCCACGCCTTCTCAATCTCAACATGCCTGGATTTACCACAAACCTGCCTTCCGGTAAGTTTGATGCATTCAAGGACATGATTACTGACATTGTTGCAGAAGGTCATAAGGTACTGGTCTTTTCACAGTTTGTATCCATGCTGCACATTATCCGTTCATGGTTGCAGATTGCAGATATTCCGTACGCGTACCTTGATGGTACATCCAAAGACCGTTTTGATCAGGTAGACAGGTTTAACGATTCACCGGATATTCCTATCTTCCTTATCTCTCTGAAAGCAGGCGGTACTGGTCTTAACCTGACAAGTGCCGACTACGTTATTCACTACGATCCTTGGTGGAACCCTGCTGTTGAAGATCAGGCAACTGACCGTGCTCACCGTATTGGTCAGAAATCTCAGGTATTCTCATACAAAATGATTTGTCAGAATACTGTTGAAGAAAAAATCCTCAAACTTCAGGACATGAAAAAAGGTGTGGCTGATTCTATTATTCCCGGTAAGGAAGCATGGAAGTCACTCACCAGAGATGATCTTGAAATGCTGTTCGATATTTAG
- a CDS encoding histone deacetylase family protein, which translates to MLRAKNSLGVIFFPAYDWAISATHPEREERLLYTQDQLREEGLFDIEGISEYKPLVASLEDVERTHFCFPNVESVCTKSHLISAGGAIRAAQLVMEGEKDKAFALVRPPGHHAMKSVHGSRGFCTINIEAVMIEYIRETYGPLKIAVVDTDCHHGDGTQDVYWNDKNVLFISMHQDGRTLYPGSGFPDERGGVNAYGKTLNIPLPPNTSDEGFLYTIENVVLPVLDDFKPDIIINSAGQDNHYSDPITNMNFSARGYARLNELLNPQIAVLEGGYAIQGALPYVNLGICLAMAGIDYEHVAEPDFNPKRYAQTEQVTEYIKKLSEALLAGYFSSSTPDIDALINDAGYERDGDFIVRAKDIYYDTDGITESQIESVVLCPDCSGTLRLETWSSVNPLSLGVEVPVGACDRCLNIGRQVLEQARTNEKYRYVQSINRREKEYVRYGF; encoded by the coding sequence ATGCTACGAGCTAAAAATTCTTTAGGGGTTATTTTTTTCCCCGCATATGACTGGGCGATTAGCGCAACTCATCCTGAGAGGGAAGAGCGTCTTTTGTACACGCAGGATCAACTGCGTGAGGAAGGGCTTTTTGATATTGAGGGAATTTCGGAATACAAGCCACTCGTGGCTTCGTTGGAAGATGTGGAGCGCACACACTTTTGTTTCCCGAATGTGGAAAGCGTGTGCACTAAATCGCACTTGATTTCTGCCGGTGGTGCGATTCGTGCCGCCCAGCTGGTTATGGAAGGCGAAAAGGACAAAGCGTTTGCGCTGGTTCGTCCTCCCGGGCACCATGCAATGAAGTCCGTACATGGCTCACGTGGATTCTGCACTATCAATATAGAAGCCGTGATGATTGAGTACATTCGTGAAACGTATGGTCCCCTTAAAATTGCTGTTGTCGATACCGACTGCCATCATGGTGATGGTACACAGGATGTGTATTGGAACGATAAGAATGTACTTTTTATTTCCATGCATCAGGATGGCAGAACGTTGTATCCGGGGAGCGGTTTTCCTGATGAGCGCGGTGGTGTGAATGCATATGGAAAAACGTTGAATATCCCGTTGCCGCCTAATACGTCGGATGAAGGTTTTTTATATACAATTGAGAATGTTGTGCTTCCTGTGCTGGATGACTTTAAACCGGATATTATTATTAACTCAGCAGGGCAGGATAATCATTATTCAGATCCGATTACCAATATGAATTTTTCAGCACGTGGGTATGCACGGCTGAATGAATTACTTAATCCGCAGATTGCAGTGCTGGAAGGTGGGTATGCGATTCAAGGCGCGTTGCCATATGTAAACCTTGGGATCTGTCTCGCTATGGCTGGTATTGATTACGAGCATGTGGCAGAGCCGGATTTTAATCCAAAGCGTTACGCACAAACAGAACAGGTGACAGAATATATTAAAAAGTTATCTGAAGCTTTACTGGCAGGGTATTTTTCGTCATCTACACCTGATATTGATGCGTTAATTAACGATGCCGGTTATGAGCGTGACGGCGATTTTATCGTCCGCGCTAAAGATATTTATTATGATACGGATGGTATCACTGAAAGCCAGATAGAATCAGTAGTGCTGTGCCCGGATTGTTCCGGAACATTGCGGCTTGAAACATGGTCATCTGTAAATCCGTTAAGCCTTGGAGTTGAGGTGCCTGTTGGAGCCTGTGACCGTTGTCTCAATATAGGAAGACAAGTTTTGGAGCAGGCGCGAACAAATGAAAAGTATCGATATGTGCAAAGTATTAACCGCAGGGAAAAGGAGTACGTGCGGTATGGATTTTAA
- a CDS encoding lactate utilization protein — translation MTNPINTFWTLRLADLKQALEKNNFDVFMADSVADAKKVFDEQIMPSLEGVKTVSFGGSATLMDTGIVEAVRADASLEVMDTFDKSLSNEAKYELRRQALLADLFLTGTNAVTECGKLVNLDMIGNRVAALNFGPKHVVLFISRNKLVETVDDAMFRIKDYVAPINTMRLDMKTPCKKTGQCMDCSSPQRICNIWTITEKSFPAKRIKIVLINEDAGF, via the coding sequence ATGACTAACCCAATTAATACTTTTTGGACATTACGTCTGGCAGATCTTAAACAGGCTCTTGAGAAGAACAATTTTGATGTATTTATGGCAGACTCTGTTGCGGATGCAAAAAAAGTTTTTGATGAGCAGATAATGCCTTCTCTTGAAGGAGTAAAAACTGTGTCTTTTGGTGGCTCTGCTACATTAATGGATACAGGCATTGTGGAAGCCGTGCGTGCTGATGCATCATTAGAGGTTATGGATACGTTTGATAAGTCTTTGTCAAATGAAGCGAAATACGAACTCCGTCGTCAGGCTTTGCTGGCTGATCTTTTTCTTACAGGCACAAACGCAGTGACTGAGTGTGGCAAGCTTGTAAACCTTGATATGATTGGCAACCGTGTAGCGGCATTAAATTTTGGCCCTAAACATGTTGTGTTGTTTATCAGTAGAAACAAACTGGTGGAAACAGTAGACGATGCCATGTTCCGTATTAAGGACTATGTAGCGCCAATCAATACAATGCGACTGGATATGAAAACTCCTTGTAAAAAAACGGGGCAGTGTATGGATTGTTCCAGCCCGCAGCGCATTTGTAATATCTGGACAATTACCGAAAAGTCCTTCCCTGCAAAGCGTATTAAAATTGTTCTGATTAACGAAGACGCTGGTTTCTAA
- a CDS encoding peptide-binding protein, producing MYCGLQNRVLLCVLLCFLFLTGCSSPAEKKHSASNSTTSAGKQSARAVGDNTTNIQKPEYGGRIILGSIGDITNMIPMLSSDAGSHEVASHIYVSPLKYDKDLNIVPYAAESFEVLDEGKKIRITMRKDVMWEDGVPLTAEDVEFTYKLYIDPNTPTAYAQDYLLVKKFTLIDKYTFEATYEKPLARILLSWMLDILPKHLLEGKDISNSPLSEKPIGAGPFKFKQWDRGEKVVLEASDTYFLGRPYLDEIVYRVIPDISTMFLELKSGNIDMMTLTPQQYLYQTNSEFFKENFAKYRYLSFGYSFMGFNFRNQLFKDARVRKAISYAIDKEGLVKGVLFGQGKPTVGPYKPGTWAYNTKIEDYGYHPEKALELLKEAGWTKNKNGVLERDGIPFMFTILTNQGNEERIKTATIIQSQLKDIGIQVTIRTVEWAAFLKEFLNKGRFDALILGWNILQDPDISMVWHSSQAEEGGLNFIKYINPELDKWLEVGRNTLDMNVRKKAYDRVQEILHTDQPYCFLFVSYSLPIISKRFKGIEPAPAGITHNLDRWWVPKSQRRYEVAN from the coding sequence ATGTATTGCGGTTTGCAAAATAGAGTGCTTTTATGCGTACTGTTATGTTTTCTCTTTTTAACAGGTTGCAGTTCTCCTGCTGAAAAAAAGCACTCTGCATCCAACTCGACGACGTCTGCTGGCAAGCAATCCGCACGAGCCGTTGGCGACAATACAACAAATATTCAGAAACCGGAATACGGTGGGCGCATTATTTTAGGCTCAATAGGCGATATAACAAATATGATCCCTATGCTGAGTTCCGATGCTGGCTCTCATGAAGTTGCTTCTCACATTTATGTGTCCCCTCTAAAGTATGATAAAGACTTGAATATTGTTCCATATGCAGCGGAATCATTTGAAGTTTTAGATGAAGGGAAAAAAATACGTATCACGATGCGTAAAGATGTTATGTGGGAAGACGGTGTACCACTTACTGCGGAAGATGTAGAATTTACATACAAATTATATATCGATCCGAATACTCCTACAGCGTATGCACAAGATTATCTTTTAGTAAAAAAGTTTACTCTTATAGATAAATACACCTTTGAAGCAACATACGAAAAGCCACTTGCCCGTATTTTGTTAAGTTGGATGCTTGATATCCTGCCTAAACACCTGCTTGAAGGTAAGGATATTTCTAACTCTCCGCTCTCTGAAAAGCCCATTGGTGCAGGCCCGTTTAAGTTTAAACAGTGGGACAGGGGAGAAAAAGTTGTTCTTGAAGCAAGTGACACATATTTTCTCGGACGGCCATATCTGGACGAAATTGTGTACCGGGTTATTCCTGATATATCGACAATGTTTCTTGAGTTGAAATCCGGCAATATTGATATGATGACGCTAACGCCTCAACAGTACTTGTATCAGACGAATAGTGAGTTTTTTAAAGAGAATTTTGCAAAGTACAGATATCTCTCTTTCGGGTATTCTTTTATGGGATTCAATTTTAGAAACCAGCTGTTTAAAGATGCACGTGTTCGAAAAGCAATTTCTTATGCAATTGATAAGGAAGGGTTGGTAAAAGGCGTTCTGTTCGGTCAGGGTAAGCCTACGGTCGGACCGTACAAGCCGGGGACATGGGCCTATAATACAAAGATAGAAGATTATGGATATCATCCTGAAAAAGCATTAGAATTGTTGAAGGAAGCTGGTTGGACTAAGAATAAAAATGGTGTCCTTGAGAGGGATGGCATACCGTTTATGTTCACCATTCTTACCAACCAAGGGAATGAAGAACGAATAAAAACTGCTACGATCATTCAAAGTCAGTTGAAAGATATTGGTATTCAGGTCACTATTAGAACTGTTGAGTGGGCGGCATTTCTCAAAGAATTTTTGAATAAGGGACGCTTTGACGCACTTATTTTGGGGTGGAATATTCTTCAGGATCCGGATATTTCAATGGTTTGGCACTCTTCACAGGCTGAAGAGGGTGGTTTGAACTTTATTAAATATATTAATCCGGAACTGGATAAATGGCTTGAAGTTGGTCGTAACACACTTGATATGAACGTGCGGAAGAAAGCATATGACCGTGTGCAGGAAATTTTGCATACGGATCAGCCTTACTGCTTCTTGTTCGTTTCATATTCATTACCGATCATTAGCAAGCGATTTAAAGGAATTGAGCCTGCACCAGCAGGTATTACGCATAATTTAGACCGATGGTGGGTTCCTAAAAGCCAGAGGCGTTACGAGGTTGCAAACTAA
- a CDS encoding tetratricopeptide repeat protein, which translates to MDFKKNRYGAGVLLLAVCFCLSCNLFVYANEFVPEDMQEQLRKSDALYLSLQDAYKHKKWSKVIKLFDEYTKSFVQPEQKNLSHTSFMVDKEEKRKKKRELDQYNSFCMKLHKEYVTAHGLAAIAYVHGRKFVAAHDVLRPVQDYADEYAIVPTARGIIAYVMKDYNAAEPFLKTAHVLDSTLVDPVYYLYKIALKKGEPGTAYFWLEKAAALEPDRLDLIMAQARLLQKLGQSSAAEIMYSRLIELDSNNSVAYNNRGYCRIALGKIDAAFNDFSSALSINGMYTEALLNRAALWRTTNNFLEALKDLNTGLQVAPSDARLLVSRMQTLCDMGNFALAKADMEQILVFSDSISAVNEVGWFLATCPSDAVRDGKRAVKLLLPLVEKSKRHPRVLDSLAAAYAASDQFDKAVVTQQEALARGIEYRLPNFQLTKYEKRLALYNENRPFKTSLD; encoded by the coding sequence ATGGATTTTAAAAAAAATCGTTACGGCGCGGGGGTGCTTCTCCTCGCCGTTTGCTTTTGCTTGAGCTGCAATTTATTTGTGTATGCTAATGAGTTTGTGCCTGAAGATATGCAGGAACAACTGAGGAAAAGCGATGCTCTCTACCTGTCATTGCAGGATGCGTATAAGCATAAAAAGTGGAGTAAGGTTATAAAATTATTTGATGAATATACAAAATCGTTTGTCCAACCTGAGCAGAAAAATCTAAGCCACACTTCTTTTATGGTAGATAAAGAGGAGAAGCGGAAAAAAAAACGTGAGCTTGATCAGTACAACTCGTTCTGCATGAAATTGCATAAAGAGTATGTAACAGCTCATGGCTTAGCTGCAATTGCCTATGTGCACGGCAGAAAGTTTGTAGCCGCGCATGATGTCTTGAGACCGGTGCAGGATTACGCCGATGAATATGCGATTGTTCCTACAGCTCGTGGCATCATAGCCTATGTAATGAAGGACTATAATGCAGCTGAACCATTCCTGAAAACTGCGCATGTTCTTGATTCAACATTAGTTGACCCTGTGTACTATCTCTATAAGATTGCTTTGAAAAAAGGCGAACCCGGTACTGCATATTTTTGGCTGGAAAAAGCAGCCGCGTTAGAACCTGATCGGTTGGATCTGATAATGGCGCAGGCAAGACTGTTACAGAAACTTGGTCAATCGTCTGCTGCAGAGATTATGTATTCAAGACTTATTGAGTTAGATTCGAACAATTCCGTTGCCTATAATAATCGAGGCTATTGTAGAATTGCTTTAGGAAAAATTGATGCAGCATTTAATGATTTTAGTAGTGCTTTATCTATTAACGGTATGTATACCGAAGCACTGTTGAATCGCGCGGCCTTGTGGCGTACCACAAATAATTTTTTGGAAGCGTTGAAAGACTTGAATACAGGGTTACAGGTAGCGCCTAGCGATGCGCGGTTGCTCGTTTCAAGAATGCAGACGTTGTGCGATATGGGGAACTTTGCACTTGCAAAGGCGGACATGGAACAGATTCTTGTCTTTTCAGATTCCATATCTGCAGTAAACGAAGTTGGGTGGTTTTTAGCAACCTGCCCCTCTGACGCCGTTCGAGATGGGAAACGTGCAGTCAAATTATTGTTGCCGCTTGTCGAAAAAAGTAAAAGACATCCGCGGGTGTTAGATTCCTTGGCTGCTGCGTATGCAGCATCTGATCAATTTGATAAGGCTGTTGTAACACAGCAGGAAGCGTTAGCTCGCGGAATTGAATATCGTTTGCCTAATTTTCAGCTTACGAAATATGAAAAACGCCTAGCGTTGTATAATGAAAACAGACCTTTTAAAACTAGTTTGGATTAA
- the sucD gene encoding succinate--CoA ligase subunit alpha gives MFLNEHLSKKLFGEAGITTPEGTLLTPDSIVVPDHMSPPWYLKAQVLTGGRGKAGGILRADSPEEFYRKAEKIFTMEIKGNTVPFIRVEQATDIAKECYLSFVLSRERKDLLFTVSSAGGIEVETSTQAAKPLIQRVHLLSGLKDHHLRAAFFELGVGKEHYSGFCDLVKKLYGVVAKYGLLMAEINPLVITVQGEWVALDGKVELDDNVVDLYPDSLGDYYTPEHHSREENIAREAGLSYVQLKGWVGILVNGAGLAMATMDLLNFKGLTAANFMDLGGAADRERIKRALDLLFGNDDVKVVFINLFGGIVSCKEVGTALLAVLGGKSAPKPIVIRMAGFESEEGRALMQESSVENVYIASEMNDALEKLHTLKPADAPTVEFTLEEELMPPLMPPFTRTEVDNILGLNENSQILVQGITGKVAQRHVALMQEYGTNIVAGVTPFKGGQEVMGVPVYNSVHEAKKHHRIDASIIFVPAAFAADAVAESATEEIPWVICITEGIAQASMLSALKDVAGTRTRVIGPNTPGVIVPGQCKIGIMPANVFTAGNVAIFSRSGTLTYEAADRLSQAGIGQSICVGIGGDSFIGTSFTDLFKLVRNDDNTHAVLILGEVGGTAEEELARYVMMTGFEKPVVSFIAARTAPPGKRLGHAGAILDEKSGGIEGKLQAMRDAGFVISPDLGQLPKLVKEILDGSAK, from the coding sequence ATGTTTCTGAACGAGCATTTGAGCAAGAAGTTGTTTGGCGAGGCTGGAATTACTACCCCAGAGGGAACTCTTTTAACACCTGATTCTATAGTTGTTCCTGATCATATGAGTCCACCGTGGTACCTTAAAGCACAGGTTCTGACTGGCGGACGCGGGAAAGCCGGTGGTATTTTGCGGGCGGATAGTCCGGAAGAATTTTACCGAAAGGCTGAAAAAATTTTTACCATGGAAATCAAAGGCAATACGGTTCCCTTCATTCGGGTGGAGCAGGCAACCGATATTGCAAAAGAATGCTACCTTTCTTTTGTGCTCTCGCGTGAGCGCAAAGACCTTCTCTTCACAGTAAGCTCAGCAGGCGGGATTGAAGTTGAAACTTCTACGCAGGCAGCTAAGCCGCTTATTCAGCGGGTTCATCTTCTTTCCGGTTTGAAAGACCATCACTTGCGAGCCGCATTTTTTGAACTTGGTGTAGGCAAAGAGCATTATTCCGGATTCTGTGATCTCGTCAAAAAACTATACGGTGTTGTAGCTAAGTATGGCCTGCTTATGGCAGAAATAAATCCGCTCGTCATTACAGTACAGGGGGAGTGGGTGGCTCTTGATGGCAAGGTTGAACTTGATGACAATGTGGTAGATCTGTATCCAGATAGTCTGGGAGACTACTATACTCCGGAGCATCATTCCCGCGAAGAAAACATCGCCCGTGAAGCAGGACTGAGTTATGTCCAGCTCAAAGGCTGGGTAGGGATTCTCGTTAACGGTGCCGGACTTGCTATGGCAACGATGGATTTGTTGAACTTCAAGGGATTAACCGCAGCAAATTTTATGGACTTGGGGGGCGCAGCAGACAGGGAGCGTATTAAGCGTGCTCTTGATCTTTTATTCGGGAATGATGATGTGAAGGTGGTTTTTATTAACCTCTTCGGCGGCATTGTTTCCTGTAAAGAGGTCGGCACCGCGTTACTTGCAGTTCTCGGAGGAAAATCTGCACCGAAACCTATTGTTATACGTATGGCGGGATTTGAGTCAGAAGAAGGTCGCGCATTGATGCAGGAGTCCTCCGTAGAAAATGTCTATATTGCCAGTGAAATGAATGATGCACTTGAGAAATTGCATACGTTAAAACCTGCTGATGCACCCACTGTTGAATTTACTTTGGAAGAAGAATTGATGCCGCCGTTGATGCCCCCGTTTACTCGAACTGAAGTTGATAACATTCTGGGATTAAATGAAAATTCTCAAATTCTTGTTCAGGGTATTACAGGTAAAGTTGCGCAACGTCATGTTGCGCTGATGCAGGAGTACGGGACTAATATTGTAGCTGGCGTCACACCTTTCAAAGGTGGGCAGGAGGTGATGGGGGTACCCGTGTATAACTCGGTGCATGAAGCAAAAAAACATCATCGTATTGATGCTTCAATTATCTTTGTACCTGCTGCGTTTGCTGCCGATGCGGTTGCTGAGTCAGCAACTGAAGAGATTCCATGGGTTATCTGTATTACTGAAGGGATTGCGCAGGCCAGCATGTTGTCTGCATTGAAAGATGTGGCTGGCACCAGAACGCGGGTCATCGGCCCTAACACTCCGGGGGTTATTGTTCCGGGACAGTGCAAAATTGGTATTATGCCAGCGAACGTTTTTACTGCTGGCAATGTAGCTATTTTTTCTCGATCAGGTACTCTGACATATGAAGCTGCAGATAGACTTTCGCAGGCCGGAATTGGTCAATCCATTTGTGTAGGGATTGGCGGTGACTCTTTTATTGGAACAAGTTTTACTGATCTTTTCAAACTGGTACGTAATGACGATAATACGCATGCAGTACTTATTTTGGGTGAAGTCGGCGGAACAGCGGAAGAAGAGCTTGCCCGCTATGTGATGATGACTGGTTTTGAAAAGCCGGTTGTATCCTTTATTGCAGCCCGAACTGCCCCTCCCGGAAAACGTCTTGGTCATGCCGGAGCTATACTGGATGAAAAGTCCGGCGGTATTGAAGGAAAACTACAAGCCATGCGTGATGCAGGTTTTGTTATCAGTCCTGATCTTGGACAGCTTCCAAAGCTGGTTAAGGAGATTTTAGACGGTAGCGCAAAATAG